The proteins below come from a single Polynucleobacter sp. MWH-UH23A genomic window:
- the glyQ gene encoding glycine--tRNA ligase subunit alpha, translating into MLTFQQIILKLQDYWDQQGCALLQPIDLEVGAGTSHTATFLRAIGPEPWKAAYVQPSRRPKDGRYGENPNRLQHYYQYQVVLKPAPENILELYLGSLAALGLDLKQNDIRFVEDDWENPTLGAWGLGWEVWLNGMEVTQFTYFQQVGGLDCKPVLGEITYGIERLAMYIQNCSNVYDLVWADGISYGDVYHQNEVEQSRYNFEHSNADLLFANFGNYESEAKRLMEVPLALPAYEMVLKAAHTFNLLDARGAISVTERAAYIGRIRNLSRAVAQAYFDSREKLGFPMCQRQTKA; encoded by the coding sequence ATGCTTACTTTTCAGCAAATCATTCTCAAACTTCAAGATTATTGGGACCAACAAGGTTGTGCCCTTTTGCAACCCATCGACCTAGAGGTTGGCGCTGGGACCTCCCATACCGCAACCTTTTTAAGAGCAATTGGACCTGAGCCCTGGAAAGCCGCTTATGTGCAACCATCGCGACGGCCTAAAGATGGACGCTACGGCGAAAACCCAAATCGCTTGCAGCACTACTACCAGTATCAGGTTGTTTTAAAACCAGCCCCTGAAAATATTTTGGAGTTGTATTTAGGCTCTTTGGCAGCGCTCGGTTTAGATCTAAAACAAAATGACATTCGTTTTGTTGAAGACGATTGGGAAAATCCAACTCTTGGCGCTTGGGGCTTAGGTTGGGAAGTATGGCTGAACGGCATGGAAGTTACTCAGTTCACCTATTTCCAGCAAGTAGGTGGCCTAGACTGCAAACCTGTCTTAGGCGAAATCACCTACGGTATCGAACGCTTAGCAATGTACATCCAAAATTGCTCCAATGTTTATGATCTTGTTTGGGCCGATGGAATTTCATATGGTGATGTTTATCACCAAAACGAAGTTGAACAATCCCGCTACAACTTCGAACACTCAAACGCAGATCTCTTATTTGCAAATTTTGGAAACTACGAAAGTGAAGCAAAGCGCCTAATGGAAGTGCCGCTGGCGTTACCTGCCTATGAGATGGTTCTGAAGGCGGCACACACTTTTAATTTACTAGATGCTCGTGGCGCTATATCTGTGACCGAGCGTGCCGCTTATATCGGCCGCATTCGCAATCTATCCCGCGCAGTTGCACAAGCCTACTTTGACTCCCGAGAGAAACTTGGCTTTCCAATGTGTCAACGCCAAACCAAGGCTTAA
- the glyS gene encoding glycine--tRNA ligase subunit beta, with translation MSSSNSNTPSASLLIEVFTEELPPKSLRRLGDAFSEGIFTALKAANLTTESSIATGFATPRRLAVQVTGVLDQAQDYPVREKLLPTSIAFDADGKATAPLLKKLTALGFSDIDLSTLEKSGEGKNEALYLNVVAKGASLEKTAQTALEQTLNKLPIAKMMHYQVQQKNGELNDVQFARPAHRIIAIYGNKTLNIHGLGIDAGNQTEGHRFLAPGVFTISNADQYENELQGKAKVIPSFTKRREQIKAALLKAAGDDLVLMPDNLLDEVTSLVEWPAIYECHFDPEFLEVPQECLILTMQTNQKYFALTDKQGKLRNRFLIVSNIETATPNAIISGNERVVRPRLSDARFFFQQDQKRPLASRVADLAKVVYHNQLGNQLDRTKRVQGIAVGIAKKLKADEKLASRAAEIAKTDLLTDMVGEFPELQGIMGTYYAKHDGESMDVASACSEHYMPRFAGDSLPQTQTGTILAIADKLETLIGIWGVGLAPTGDKDPYALRRHALGICRLLLEKNLSLSLPDLIELARTQFTQKDVQEKAKTADIYEFIIDRLRAYLRDQSIAGKPFTSAEIEAVLSQSPEHINDVIDRLTALPQFNALPQAAQLAAANKRISNILKKTATAIPASCSSKLLQIPAEISLHQALNSVIPTLNAAYEKRQYVELLQALVALSAPIDQFFADVMVMDPNTELRDNRLALLQELHQKMNLVADLGKLA, from the coding sequence ATGAGCTCATCTAATTCAAACACTCCATCAGCAAGTTTGTTGATTGAAGTCTTTACCGAAGAATTGCCCCCTAAGTCACTACGCCGTTTAGGTGATGCCTTTAGCGAAGGTATTTTTACCGCTCTCAAAGCAGCCAATCTCACTACCGAATCCTCTATTGCGACGGGATTTGCAACTCCACGCCGCTTAGCAGTTCAAGTTACCGGTGTACTAGATCAAGCCCAAGACTATCCGGTAAGGGAAAAGCTTTTGCCAACAAGTATTGCATTTGATGCAGATGGCAAAGCAACAGCTCCATTATTGAAAAAATTAACTGCTCTTGGTTTTTCTGATATTGACCTATCTACCCTTGAAAAATCGGGTGAAGGCAAAAATGAAGCGCTTTACCTTAATGTAGTTGCTAAAGGTGCTTCGCTTGAAAAAACTGCGCAAACTGCATTAGAACAAACACTCAACAAATTACCGATTGCCAAAATGATGCACTACCAAGTGCAACAGAAAAACGGTGAACTTAATGATGTTCAGTTTGCACGTCCAGCACATCGCATTATTGCGATTTATGGCAATAAAACCCTCAATATTCATGGGCTTGGCATTGATGCTGGCAATCAGACCGAGGGGCATCGCTTCTTAGCGCCTGGCGTATTTACGATTAGTAATGCAGATCAATACGAGAATGAACTTCAAGGTAAGGCAAAAGTAATTCCGAGCTTTACCAAGCGTCGTGAACAAATTAAGGCGGCCTTACTTAAAGCGGCAGGCGATGATCTCGTTTTAATGCCTGACAATTTGTTGGATGAAGTAACCTCGCTAGTTGAATGGCCTGCTATCTATGAATGTCACTTTGATCCAGAATTTTTAGAAGTACCACAAGAATGTCTGATTCTTACAATGCAGACAAATCAGAAATATTTTGCGCTAACCGATAAACAAGGAAAGTTGCGCAATCGATTCTTGATTGTTTCAAATATTGAAACTGCGACACCTAATGCAATTATTTCCGGCAACGAACGAGTTGTTCGCCCACGCTTATCGGATGCCCGGTTTTTCTTCCAACAAGACCAGAAGCGGCCCTTAGCTTCTCGTGTGGCAGACCTCGCAAAAGTCGTCTATCACAATCAACTTGGAAATCAACTTGATCGCACTAAACGCGTACAAGGTATTGCTGTTGGGATCGCCAAGAAACTCAAAGCCGATGAAAAATTAGCTAGCCGTGCCGCAGAGATTGCCAAGACAGACTTACTCACCGATATGGTTGGTGAGTTCCCTGAATTACAAGGCATCATGGGCACCTACTATGCGAAGCATGACGGCGAGAGTATGGATGTAGCATCAGCATGTAGTGAACACTATATGCCACGCTTTGCTGGCGACAGCTTGCCTCAAACTCAAACTGGAACAATATTGGCAATCGCAGACAAACTCGAGACGCTAATAGGTATTTGGGGTGTAGGGCTTGCACCAACTGGCGATAAAGATCCATACGCCTTACGTCGCCATGCACTTGGCATTTGTCGTTTACTTTTAGAAAAAAATCTTTCATTAAGCTTGCCAGATTTAATTGAGCTAGCGCGCACTCAATTTACCCAGAAAGATGTTCAAGAAAAAGCCAAAACGGCTGATATCTATGAATTCATTATCGATCGTTTACGTGCATATTTGCGTGATCAGTCCATAGCAGGAAAACCATTTACCAGCGCTGAAATTGAGGCGGTTCTCAGTCAGTCTCCAGAGCATATCAATGACGTAATTGATCGTCTAACCGCTCTTCCCCAATTTAACGCATTACCTCAGGCAGCTCAGTTAGCTGCTGCTAATAAACGGATTAGCAATATTCTAAAGAAGACAGCTACAGCCATTCCAGCAAGCTGCTCAAGCAAGCTTTTGCAAATTCCCGCTGAAATTTCCCTACATCAGGCCCTAAATTCTGTTATTCCAACACTCAATGCCGCTTATGAAAAGCGTCAATATGTTGAACTTTTGCAAGCATTAGTTGCGCTGAGTGCGCCTATTGATCAGTTCTTCGCGGATGTCATGGTAATGGATCCCAACACCGAACTACGTGATAACCGTTTAGCCCTTCTGCAAGAACTACATCAAAAAATGAACCTTGTTGCCGATCTCGGCAAGTTAGCATGA
- the gmhB gene encoding D-glycero-beta-D-manno-heptose 1,7-bisphosphate 7-phosphatase, translating into MSTSSSKLIILDRDGVINEDRDDYVKSVDEWVPLPGSLEAIALLNQAGYQIAIATNQSGLARGYFTINELHAMHSKMEKLLKPLGGNIDSIFFCPHTDAHACDCRKPAPGMMKEIALRYKRTNTKHPLLGVPIVGDSLRDLQAGVVLGASPHLVLTGKGQKTLAKGELPEGTQIHADLLAFTNSLLANKV; encoded by the coding sequence ATGAGCACTAGCTCTTCAAAACTCATTATTTTGGATCGCGATGGTGTGATCAATGAAGATCGCGATGACTATGTCAAGTCAGTAGATGAATGGGTTCCGCTTCCAGGTAGCTTGGAAGCTATAGCACTTCTCAATCAAGCCGGCTATCAAATTGCCATTGCCACCAATCAATCAGGATTGGCAAGAGGCTATTTCACGATCAATGAATTGCACGCCATGCATAGCAAGATGGAGAAGCTTCTCAAGCCCCTGGGGGGTAATATTGACAGCATCTTTTTCTGCCCTCATACCGATGCTCATGCTTGTGATTGCAGAAAACCTGCTCCGGGAATGATGAAAGAAATCGCTTTGCGGTACAAAAGAACGAATACAAAACATCCCCTATTGGGCGTTCCAATTGTTGGCGATTCTCTACGAGATTTACAAGCAGGCGTAGTTTTAGGCGCGTCACCACACTTAGTGCTGACTGGAAAGGGACAGAAAACCTTGGCAAAGGGTGAGCTTCCTGAGGGCACACAAATTCATGCTGACCTATTAGCATTCACGAACTCTTTACTAGCAAACAAAGTCTAG
- a CDS encoding lysophospholipid acyltransferase family protein has protein sequence MVFIRSTIFTLFLLVFTPIWSVLCMLAFPFLSPENRYNFIGIWNKVVIWLLWHLCGVHYEIRGMESMRAVLNQPVVILSKHQSAYETIAYIALLPKQLCFVFKRELLWIPFFGWTLALLKMIHINRANKQTAALSVASQGRKRLSEGKWIMLFPEGTRTPRGSTKPYRKGGTRLASATGALVIPIAHNAGICWPKNSFLKRPGTVVFSIGPAITSEGKSGEELQQEVEGWIEAEMRVIDPSAYR, from the coding sequence ATGGTGTTCATTCGTTCCACGATATTCACCCTCTTCCTATTGGTCTTCACGCCAATTTGGTCAGTACTATGTATGCTCGCCTTTCCCTTCCTAAGCCCAGAAAATCGCTATAACTTCATTGGAATTTGGAACAAAGTAGTCATTTGGCTCTTGTGGCATCTCTGTGGTGTTCATTATGAAATTCGGGGCATGGAAAGCATGCGCGCCGTTTTAAATCAACCTGTAGTCATTCTGAGTAAACATCAATCTGCTTACGAAACTATTGCTTATATAGCCTTATTACCGAAACAGCTCTGCTTTGTTTTTAAACGTGAGTTGCTTTGGATTCCATTTTTTGGCTGGACACTTGCTTTACTAAAAATGATCCACATTAATCGTGCCAATAAACAGACGGCAGCATTATCTGTAGCCAGCCAAGGCCGCAAGCGCTTGAGCGAAGGCAAGTGGATCATGTTATTTCCTGAGGGCACAAGAACGCCAAGGGGCTCGACCAAGCCCTACCGAAAAGGTGGCACCAGACTTGCGAGTGCTACTGGAGCTCTAGTAATTCCGATTGCACACAATGCCGGCATTTGCTGGCCAAAAAATAGCTTTCTCAAGCGCCCAGGAACTGTTGTTTTCTCAATTGGTCCAGCAATTACTTCCGAAGGAAAATCTGGAGAAGAGTTACAACAAGAGGTTGAGGGCTGGATTGAAGCTGAAATGCGCGTAATAGATCCAAGCGCATATAGGTAA
- the rsmA gene encoding 16S rRNA (adenine(1518)-N(6)/adenine(1519)-N(6))-dimethyltransferase RsmA yields MHRARKRFGQNFLQDQGVIHAIVRLINPSSDMHVIEIGPGLGALTRPLLSSLSHLDLLEIDRDLVGYWNHENLQGLTVIEGDALKFNFNEWAQQRSEKSGLCKVVGNLPYNISSPLLFHLVSAASHIDEQVFMLQAEVVERMVAQAGSSDFSRLSVMLQARYDMELALEVPPEAFEPAPKVNSAVVRMIPRRDFSLNDVQWSALEQVVAAAFSQRRKMLRTNLQEFSGKLKLSEEELKARAQDISVNRYIEWAKILAA; encoded by the coding sequence TCTTACAAGATCAGGGCGTTATTCATGCAATTGTGCGTCTGATTAATCCGAGTTCAGATATGCACGTTATTGAAATCGGACCTGGTCTTGGTGCGCTAACAAGACCATTGCTAAGCAGCCTTTCTCACCTTGATTTATTAGAGATTGATCGAGATTTGGTGGGTTACTGGAATCACGAAAATCTTCAGGGATTGACAGTGATTGAAGGGGATGCCCTCAAGTTTAATTTTAATGAATGGGCGCAGCAACGCTCTGAAAAATCAGGTTTATGCAAGGTAGTTGGTAATCTGCCTTACAATATTTCATCGCCTTTACTCTTTCACTTGGTTTCAGCCGCTTCACATATTGACGAGCAAGTATTTATGCTCCAAGCTGAAGTAGTCGAACGTATGGTGGCGCAAGCTGGAAGCTCTGATTTCAGTAGGCTTTCTGTGATGTTGCAAGCTCGCTACGATATGGAGTTAGCTCTTGAGGTGCCTCCTGAGGCTTTCGAGCCGGCGCCTAAGGTGAACTCAGCAGTAGTGCGAATGATTCCTAGAAGAGATTTCAGCTTAAATGATGTTCAATGGAGCGCTCTAGAACAAGTGGTTGCAGCTGCTTTTTCGCAAAGAAGAAAAATGCTCAGAACAAATCTACAAGAATTTTCTGGCAAGCTAAAGCTTTCTGAAGAGGAGCTGAAAGCCAGGGCTCAAGATATATCTGTGAATCGTTACATTGAATGGGCTAAGATCTTAGCTGCTTAA